TAACAAATTAAAAGATCAACAATTCGTTGCAGGATCTCTTCTTCCTTCTGCTAAACTGAATGACTTTATCGTTGCAGGCCTTAAAGCGAATATTTTAGTATTTGTAAATGGTCATTATTCTGCAGAGCAATCAACTATTCTAGAAGAAAATAATGATCTAACTATTGGACAATTAAAAACTGCTCTTAACGATAACAGCAACGATCTTGCAAACTACTTCGGTAAAAGCGAGCGACATAAAAACGAATTGTTTACGGCTCTAAATACTCTAAACAGTACAGATGGCGTATTGATCACGGTTAAAGAAAATGCCGTGATAGAACACCCTATTCACATTATAAATATTACAATCGGTGATAAGATTGTTTCACATCCAAGGAACTTAATCGTTGCAGAAAAGAATAGTATTGTTACGATTATTGCTTCTTACGATACAGAAGTAGGAAGTTCTCTTACAAATGCCGTTTGCGAAATTGTAGTGAAAGAGAACTCTATGGTAGATTACTATCTCCTACAAAACGAAAGCATCGAATCTACTCAGATCAACGACATAGCAGTTGTTCAAAACAACAGTAGTACATTTTCTATTACTACTATCACTACCAACGGAGGCTTAGTTCGAAACAACCTTAAGATATGGGTGGATGGTTCTCATTGTGAAACACGTCTCTATGGATTGTACTTCACAATAGGAAAACAACACGTCGATAACCATACTTTCGTAGATCATATTAAACCCAATTGTATGAGTGATGA
This region of Flavobacteriales bacterium genomic DNA includes:
- the sufD gene encoding Fe-S cluster assembly protein SufD translates to MKDLLIKTNNVGFIGDNNLLKQTKEEAVNAIGILKFPSRKDEAWKYTNLNKLKDQQFVAGSLLPSAKLNDFIVAGLKANILVFVNGHYSAEQSTILEENNDLTIGQLKTALNDNSNDLANYFGKSERHKNELFTALNTLNSTDGVLITVKENAVIEHPIHIINITIGDKIVSHPRNLIVAEKNSIVTIIASYDTEVGSSLTNAVCEIVVKENSMVDYYLLQNESIESTQINDIAVVQNNSSTFSITTITTNGGLVRNNLKIWVDGSHCETRLYGLYFTIGKQHVDNHTFVDHIKPNCMSDELYKGVMNDESTGVFNGKVFVHREAQKTNAFQSNKNILLTDDATINSKPELEIYADDVKCSHGSTTGQFDDEALFYLRARGIMEDTARKMLLEAFADDVLANIKIAPLKEMIEDRLNASFK